The DNA region ttatttttaccttATTTCACTCTCAACGCTGTGTATGTGGCTATTTTGATTAACATTTCTTGCCTTTTGGATGTATAACACTAAGGAAATAAAGTTGGGCATTCTGAAGGGTACTCTAGCTTCATTTTTGTGGTTTTGTCTTAAATAAGCTTGAAAAATattgtagtttcgaaatacttGGTAAAACCAAATTTCCATTGGCAAGTGATTTGGCACATGTAAACAATGAAAGGAAAAGTTGTTCGTAATTTAATATCTGGCAGTAATCATTTGTTGCCCATCATATAAGTGCTTATTTGTTGTCATCGCCAGCAATACATTGTCTACTGTTATATCGAAGTCTTTTTTGCATGACATTCTACCAAACCCCAATATGATCAGTTATTGTAGTTAACATTCCTTTTACCTTGTtaatatcttcttcttcttctactaCTTTTAAAGGAGGTGCTCTACAGGTTTCTCCCAAGGCTTGTGGTCATACACAGGGTCGAAGAGTTGTTCCTAGAGAGGAAGCAGTGATGAAAATAAAAGCAGCAGTTGATGCTCGAAAAGAGTGTGGTTCTGACATCATTATAGTAGCACGGACCGATTCTCGTCAAGCTGTGTCGTTGGAAGAGTCACTTTGGAGGTCTAGTGCTCTTGCCGATGCAGGAGCTGatgttttatttattgatgCTCTTGTTTCAAAAGAAGAGATGAAGGCCTTCTGTGAAATTTCCCCTTTGGTTCCAAAAATGGTATGCCATATTAGTTAGTGAATTAGTGCCTATACATCTCATAGTTGCAGCTGTCATGTTCTACTTGTTGGACATATGCAAATTTTATATCTTTTGTTTGAAAGCAAAACTATTAAAGTACTTTCCAAATTCCAACTAGCTGTTTATAACTGTTTGAAAACTGGCTGCTGGCAAGGTTAATAACTAGACGTTGGCAAGGTAATATGGCTAGCCTTCTGTgagtatatacatacatacatacataatacacacacacacacacacacacacacacacatatatgtacGTGTGTGTGACATTATTACTTAACTACATTCGTATAGCGTGGATGAAACTTTACTTATGGATGTATATCTTGTTCAGGCCAACATGCTTGAAGGGGGCGGAAGGACCCCAATACTTAGTCCTATTGAGCTTGCTGATGTTGGATACAAACTGGTGGCATATCCATTGTCATTGATGGGTGTGTCCATTCGTGCAATGCAGGTATTTCAGTTCTTTCTTTCCTTGATGTGCTAAGTAAATCGAGTGGGTTTGAGTCTATAAAGTGAAATTAAAAACAGCCATTGGCTTTGGTCAAATTGGACTAGTAGAACCATATATTTGATATCACAGAAGTGTGGAATAATGTTCTTTTCGACCGTGATGATTTTATCTACGGGTTTCCATCTGGTTAGAAGATGGACTGAATTTAAACACCAAAATGTGGATGATGTCAGCCAAGATTCTTGAAAATTCTCAAGTGAAATATAATTATGTTCTTTTGGAAAgttctttcttttcttcccaTGCTTTGTATAACTAGTTATGCTAATTAGATCTTGTGTCATGCTTTGTATTGTGTTCATTTATGAACTAGTTGGAGTCTGGCCTCACTCCTTGTTTCCTAACATTGTTTCGTTTTTTTCCAAGTATGTACTTTATATACTGCTCAAATTATCAGTACTATTccctttgaaaaaaattaagaacCCCGTAAATTTGCAGGACCTTGGTGTTCGCTTTATCATGTTTTACAATTAGCAAACACCATCTGCCTCATCGGGGTGTCAAGGCAATCCAGTTAGTGTGGGAGTGAGTCTGTTGACATAAGTTCTAGGGTTGAGTTTGAGTTTTGTATTCATATACTTAAGTGAAATTACTGTAAAAATTCATAGACAACTATATTCTTAGCACTTGGTTGAAAATTAATTGTTTCTCCTCATCAATATTTGACCTTCCACGCAGGGGTTGAATTCGAATATTTCTGAAGTAGCTTCGattcaaattaaaattgatttaaaatcTGATACTTTCACAACCCTTTTTTAGCCTTGGCTGTTGTGTATCCTGTCCTATTTTACAACATTGCTAAGTTCACTGGTGCATAATTTCATTGACTGTCTTACAGGATGCATTGTTGGCTATTAAAGGAGGTCGTATGCCTTCTCCTGGAAACATGCCATCTTTTgaagaaattaaagaaattttggGTTTTAATACCTATTACGAAGAAGAGTTGCGATATGACACCAAGATCAACCAACTTTCTGTGGAGAGAGGTAATCAAAAGCCAATATTTCAGAACAGTTCTGGTGGTTAAAGCATGCTTGCTTTAATTAGATCGAACAAATAGGAATTCCACTAAAAATTTCTGATACTGGTCACAGTAGTTATCTCTTTAACCAAATCGATTTATAGTTCACAGTGTGGTTGTTTATTATGCTATTTTATTCAAGTCAATTAACTGGTAAACAGCAATGATTCGAAAAAATATAAGGTGTCCAAGAAATTGTGAGTCATCCCTTTGGAATTCTGAGAATATTTGAAGATCTTGATGCGATTTATTCTTCAAAACCTCAACCAATTCTTGTGTCTTCTGAAACTTTTACTTTCCTTCACTAAAGTTAGTACGCTGCCCAAGAGTAGCCCACAcggaaaatttatttaaatctaGGTTATTCCTCCACAAGCAGCACATCTCATTCTATTCAACCCGATGTAGATAAGAGCAATCAGAGTGCCTATGAAGCTGTGGTGGAAGTATTAACTCCTGAAAAGTACCGTAACTATGATGCAGATGGTTCTGAGGGCCCTTTCTCCGGCATTTGGTCCCGGAAGTTAAGAGTCAAAATAACTGGAAGAGATGGATCTGAAAGACTTGATGTCCGAATACCAGTAAGTCTTTTGTCCTTTCTATATTCCAAGCTATCTTTTCATTCCTACTCATGACGACTTAGTTGAATTGGGCAATGATTATTTGGATTCAAAGCCCTGCGTGCTCTATGTCTGGAACAACAGAAAATAATCTAAAGTTTTTCTTTATATGTATAAAACAATCATATACACAATAGGTTTTGCTTAAATGATTTGATCTTTTGGTTTTTTAACCAGGATGTTTGCTCAAATTAATGAGTACAAGAACCAATAACCAACTTTAGACAAATCTAGCTGTTTTCTTGTCCTTGCCAAGCTCAATTCTGTAGGCTGAAGTCTGACTAGTTTTTTGCCAATTCTTTTTGGGTTTTGCAGTTTGGTTTATTTGGAAAGCTTTTGTTACTGTAAAATCAGAGTATATTAGCTTATACTAGGTTGACTACACTCTAAATGGCGACCCAAAGAGGCTGATTGTAAGAATCACATGCCAGATAGAGCTTTGTAATAGCTTCCGAATATTCTCCATATGGTGGAGCTGAACTATTATCTGTTCCTACCTTCTGACAGACATAATACTCTTTAATATATCGAAGCTTATCGGGTTACATATTTCATAGGTAAACACAAGCCAGCATGTGAAATacctctttttcttttgttttgtttttttttttttgagaaattatgtGTTTGAAGTACGTAGTTAGCTGGTCTGAACGTCAAGTTCTTGGGTTGAGAATTCTCCAAGACGAGGCTCTCATGATTATATTTCTCATCTCAAGTACACATTTTATCTTTTGTTTTCAGGCAGGCTTTTTGAATGGAATCACCAACACAATTCCAGGTTCTGACTAGTTAAAAAattcagtattttttttttaaaccaccAGAATTATATATGAAATGCCTACTGTTTGCTTGTGCACAGCTTTTGGGGGCATAAACATGAAGGAGTTATTGGATGATGCAGCTTTAGAAGAAGGCGGCAAGCAGTTGTTGGATTTTAAAGATAGAATGGGCGACAGAATTCAAGTGTTTCTGGAGTAGATGATCTCTTGGCGACTACAGAGAATCTCCTTAATTTGCATATGAAAGTTTTTTGTGATCAAAATACCATTTGAACCAAAATCTTATCTTTCGAATATAATTTGTAGGTCGCGggcaaaaaatttatttggaataTGAAATGGTTAATGGAGTTATCTTGTTTTGGTCTTGATTATTTAAGATTTGGaaatttttgaacatttttttggTTATCTGCtctactttatttcagtttttattttaaaaattatccgATTATACGGTTAACTGCTCGATCTCAAACTTTAAAATGTGGATCAAGTCACCTGTCTTGACGACGTTATCTTCACGATAGATCAAATGACCATTGTTGTATTCTATAACCCGTTTCATTGAAACGAAATCATGCccctataaatttttttaaggaaCTGTTAgaaaaatatgattatattaaatattcacgattttttcataatttttttaatattattaaattttgaatgatgttttgaattaaaaataaattaacaaaataaattgtttactgtcatttttcatataattaaattaaattgaattggattaaataattaaaatcggGAATGCGTATAACTTGAGTTAAGCCTTGGCCGCCAATcccaaataaagaaaaagacaTGCTAACGGGCCGCGAAAGCTTGGTCCGGTTAATCGGGAAACGACGCCGTTTCCTACCCAATCGCCGTACCATTCTCTCTTCCTCATCGCTGTCGTCATCTCAGGTTAATCTACTTCACATTTCAGTATACTGCTCGTGTCTGAATTTTTGCTTTTTCGCTAAATTTATggcaaaaatgttattttatttgtacGAACAGGATGAAAAGCAGAAGAAGGATGCAATCGGAGAAAGTTCTGGTTTTGCCTCAGAATCGGAGAAATGTCCGGTCTGTGGAACCAAGTTTCCTGCTCAAGATAACGCCAGTATCAATTCCCATCTAGGTTAGATGTGTGCAATGTTGTATCTGTTCGTGTCAAGATCAGGCATCCAACTTTGTTCgtctatttgttttttttttttgttgttgtcggaattttttaaatttattagcaATTATATGCAATGCAGTATCATCAGTGCTTTTATTTGTCTAGACTTCAATTTAAAGTGTGTTTTATGATTTCAGATGTGTGCCTTGCTAAAGGAGGGAGTAAACGCAAACTAAGCCAGCTTACGCTTCTTCAGTTGAGCTTCTCTAGGTCAAAAGTTAAAGGTAACTGTGACCTTCAGCCGGCCGGACAACACCTTGATCATAGTAATCCCATTGCCAGTAGCACTCGTGATAAAATACATGACATAAATGAGTCAGATAGTTTTGGAGGTTGTGGAAATGAGAAAGAAGAGTCAACTTACGGTTTGCTTGCTTCGAGGAAGAATCCAACTGCAAGTTCTATTGGAAATCCGTTTCCTAATGAATCTGACTATGAGGAGCCTGCGTCACGACCATTGATTTCAAAAAGGGCTAAATATATGCTGGAGGATTGTTTGGATGATTTCGACATCTCGAAGGTGTTCATTCCAACTTTCATCGTTGGGCGCAGGTATGGTCGAAGAGAGGAGCTAGATCCTGAATCCAGGATATGCCTCTCTAGAGATCCTGATAACTTTAAGGATCCAAACGCCATCAAGGTTCAGCTTTCCGTTCCTTTTTTGTGTTGTGTTGATTTACAATCAATTCTTGATTTATATAAGTGTTATATCCCCCTTTGACCAGGTAATTTATGCAGATTTTGATGACAATAATGTGCTGGGTTATTTACCTCGAGAGTTGGCTCAGTATTTGTCTCCTTTGATATGCATGTTTGACTTGACCTTGGAGGTACTGGGCCTCTGTTTGtggaatatatattttgaatatcagaATCGAATTTGCTTTGCATCATAGAGCCAATACTTTCTGAATCATGAATGTTGGGATATTGCAAGGTGCTAGAGTGTTTTTTTTTCTGTTGCCATTAAAGATATTGCAACTTGAATATCCGTCAAATCTTTTCTCTGACAAATGCACCAATGACTTTCTGATAATCCTCTTCTTTTTAATGATGTCTTGAGATTAAATCATTTGTTCGCAGAAGGTTATTATTGAAGATTACTTCTTTTCTGTTATTATTTGAGAATCCCGTTGACAGAAATAATCTTGTGGTTCTGTCAATGGTATACTGagtatgtttaaaatttgaaaatggaTATGtttattagatttttttattatatcaaCTTTCCCTCTGGCCCAATCTCTGTGGAAGAACGTTATTACTTTTTCTCCACATGCTTTAATCTTTATTCTACAGTACAAGTGTTGAGATTAGGCACGCACGGTCGCACCCCCCTTGTACTTGTAGATTTTTTATTTCTCAGATAGTCAGATATTTTTCTAGTTTGAAACAATTTCTCTCCTGATTGCTGATATTCACCAGTTATAATCTTGTGTATTTTTCCAGGGAAGTATAACATTTGTTCCAAAAGATTATCGCGCTGCTGTTCCTATTCAAATTGTATGCAAAAATGTGCACTTATGCGATAAAAAATATCGCGATAATGTtcaagattttatgactttatgGAGACATGTTTTAAATGCTGTTGAACTTGCCAAGACTAGTAGCCCTGGGATGATTAGATATCAGCATAATATGGTACTGATTATACTAGAGGTTTTAAAGAGTAGCGCACATGTTTTCACCATCAGTGAGAAGTCTTTCTTAGGTACTATTTTTTTTTGATCGAAAActatgattttattataataatagagAAGTTTACAAAGATAGTGGATGAGCGATCCACAAGATGATAGCCAGATGATTATAATGTGTGTGCATTTTTTCACTTGCAGAATCATTTATATTGCTTTCAGATGATAGCCAGAGACTTTTTGCTCGGCTTTACACACGAAAAGGTTTTACACCAACCAGTTATTTACTGTCAATATTCTTTTAGGTTTTGTACAACTGATGCCACAAATTCTTTCTATATAGTAAGGTTATGTTTGGTTGTTTGGATAATCCAATCCCATCATATGTATGGTTGCAATTTTATGTGTTGATTATTTATCTCGCGTCAATCAAATCATGGAatacaaaaatatcataatatccttcatatatttgtttatttttttgttaattattaaaaagtataaaaatctaattttatCATATCTCAAATGTAATCAAACCAAACatgttattatttattcaatactgttttaataatcacaatattGTTTATCCATCATATCCCATCAGCCCATCTAAACGTACCCTAAGTAGATGACAAGTTCGTACAGATTCCTTTGCCAATTGTCTATTCCAAAGAGAATCAAATTGATATGTTCAAGCTGAGTGAGTTATGGATGATTGTGAATTTATCTTGGCACTATGTTCATTCTTAAGTATATTAAACTCAAATCTTAGTAATttatttcttgacttgaaaatattattgaattttgTCCACCAAAAAGCTGTAACATAATCCTCCTTATGAATTGGAGGCTTCATGTATTTTCTACAGCTTTGGAGATTTCTGGACTTTGGATGGATTGTAAGTTTAGAGGGAATACTGTCCATTTTATAATTGTCAATTGGTTAAAAAGCAAAGTATCCCTTAAACCTTACTTTACGCCCGCTTTGACTTCATTTCCCTATCCTTATCCTTCTGAAATAAAGTTTGATAATCGCTAGCATAATCGCTAGCATAGACATTTAGAAATTAGAAGCTGACATGGTAACACGACTGCTCAGCTGTTTTGTTCTGCAAAACTTCTATTGTCAGTTTATTATCCTATGGTAAACAAAAGAGGGTTTTCCAATTGTTATTGAAGTTGGAAACTATTTAAAGTAAAGTTTCTTGTTTCACTTGTACTTTGGAAAAATAAAGTTGAAAGAGTTCTTTCCTGTGTGCTGAAGACCTATGAAAAAAATCTGTTAATTGATTGTGTCCAAGATTTACATATATGTTATTGTTACTTTATTGTGAAGCTGCAAAATCATTAATGCAGTATCATGTTTGCTTTAAAATTTCGGCATGCCTGTTTTCTAGTGACGTGCAATTGCTAAAGTGACATGTTTAATGTTTTACTGTTGCTGTGGTAGGGATCTTTTAGGTTCTGCCTATAATATCTTAATTGTCAGAAAAATTATTGGTTTTCTTCTCTCAGGGCCATGGTTTCGAATATCAAATGTCTCATACCCTGAGGTAGCTGATTTGACTGAGGCAATAAAGGGTCTCTCAGGTGAAAATATCTTTAATCGAGTTAAAACACTTATTTTAGACATGCATTCTTTATGAAGTTGAATAGAGCTTGAATAGATTTTATTGGTATTGGGCTAATAAAGAGCCAGGATACGTATGTGTCTTTCCATCGAAGAATGAAGTAGATGACAATGACTTAGAGGAGGTCTTGAATGTGCTTAACACGGATGAATTACGGGAGGCTTTGAACATGCTTAACAAGGTTTGTTCATAAAATGTTATATGTTGTTTATATATGTGCAATCATCTGTCCAAAGAAATGGAGCATAATGGATGGTTCACTCTAGATTTGTGTTGACACCATGGTTTACGCTCCTAAAGTTAGTATTGGCTTCTGGTGACTACACAGAAGGAGACTTACTGTGTGGACAGATACGGGCCACATATTTTGTACcatgttatgttttttttatcgaaCTCTTGGAATATTTGAATCTAATGTGGACGATGAGCTTAATAAGTTGACCAATGTCCTTATTAGTACTTCATTCAATGATCTTCAGTTATTTCTTTTACAGAAGATGCCTCATTTACTACCGATTCAGGAAAACTTCTGCCCAAAGAAATAGAGCATAATGGATGGTTCACTCTGATTTGTGTTGACACCATGATTTATGCTCCTAAAGTTAGTATAGACTTTTGGTGACTATACAGAAGGAGACTAACTGTGTGGGCAGATATGAGCCACATATTTTGTATCATGTTGTTATGATCTAATCAGGATCACACACAGAAGTATTTGTAGTTCTGCAATAAAGAAGTTATATGAAGCTACTTTGTAGCACTGTAGGCAGTCCTAATTAGCGCCCAATGAGTAGCTACTCTTGTTATAGATATGTTTGGTTCTGTTCGTCATTGAATGGCTGGTGTTGTTTGCCTTGTCCTTTTCTTGATTCAATGTATAACTTGAAAATGGTCTCCATTATGATTTGCGTTGCTAAAATGACTGGTTGAAAAGGTAAATGAAGCATTTCTCTCTTATTAGTGCACGCCCGGCACTTCTTGCTATTTGTTGAGAGTTAGAGTTATTGCTTTAAGCATACTAAGTTGCGGTGGTTTCATAATTGGATACACTTGGCAATTTGTGTTTGTTTTATCATATTATAGTTTAAGTGAATATGATCTATCACATAAGAAACATGGCCCATTTTTCTCATGACATCTCAAGGATTATTTACATTCCCGCATTCTTACTAATGGAAAAGTGGTGACACAGTATTACCCTGGGTTTAGCTGCTATATGTATTTCTAATTATAGCATGACCATGTTCTTGaacttctcaaattttaaaccaaagaaATTCTACCTTGTTTAATTGACATCTTAGTCATCTGCGAGATTCAATGCGATTTTCTCATCATGCTCTGAAACTTTGTATTTGTGGAGCTAATAAATCACTTGCACTTGTACAACAATAAAGATTTGGAGTCTGTGTTTAACATACTGTTTATATCTACAGTTCTCAACTcttcatattttctcataaatttaTGATTCTTTTTACTTTACCAATATTCAGAAACGCAATCAAGGTACGAGAAAGAAGGATATGATCAATTTGCTTCTATCTTCATGCAAGGGTGACCTCTGGTATGGGAATTTACTCATCATAGGTAGGTGTATTTCTGATCTAACTGGCCTTCAATGTCTTATGCAGCACCAAGCTCCAAACTTTCTTTTTGGCAAGAACTGGTACTTGTGTTCGGGTATCACCATTAGCTGAATCTTTAATATGG from Primulina huaijiensis isolate GDHJ02 unplaced genomic scaffold, ASM1229523v2 scaffold25443, whole genome shotgun sequence includes:
- the LOC140967606 gene encoding uncharacterized protein isoform X1, which gives rise to MIISSPSFHDRPYLNLKNPISSPFSMNSCFKSAFTSMSSGRTWSLTRVSSSSYGGGRVPAGDDVVRSPVKLLRRVLESPGIHLGPACFDALSAKLVERAGFDFCFTTGFGISAARLGLPDAGLISFGEMVDQGRQITEAVSIPIIGDGDNGYGNAMNVKRTVKGYIKAGFAGIILEDQVSPKACGHTQGRRVVPREEAVMKIKAAVDARKECGSDIIIVARTDSRQAVSLEESLWRSSALADAGADVLFIDALVSKEEMKAFCEISPLVPKMANMLEGGGRTPILSPIELADVGYKLVAYPLSLMGVSIRAMQDALLAIKGGRMPSPGNMPSFEEIKEILGFNTYYEEELRYDTKINQLSVERGYSSTSSTSHSIQPDVDKSNQSAYEAVVEVLTPEKYRNYDADGSEGPFSGIWSRKLRVKITGRDGSERLDVRIPAGFLNGITNTIPAFGGINMKELLDDAALEEGGKQLLDFKDRMGDRIQVFLE
- the LOC140967606 gene encoding uncharacterized protein isoform X2, with the translated sequence MIISSPSFHDRPYLNLKNPISSPFSMNSCFKSAFTSMSSGRTWSLTRVSSSSYGGGRVPAGDDVVRSPVKLLRRVLESPGIHLGPACFDALSAKLVERAGFDFCFTTGFGISAARLGLPDAGLISFGEMVDQGRQITEAVSIPIIGDGDNGYGNAMNVKRTVKGYIKAGFAGIILEDQVSPKACGHTQGRRVVPREEAVMKIKAAVDARKECGSDIIIVARTDSRQAVSLEESLWRSSALADAGADVLFIDALVSKEEMKAFCEISPLVPKMANMLEGGGRTPILSPIELADVGYKLVAYPLSLMGVSIRAMQDALLAIKGGRMPSPGNMPSFEEIKEILGFNTYYEEELRYDTKINQLSVERDKSNQSAYEAVVEVLTPEKYRNYDADGSEGPFSGIWSRKLRVKITGRDGSERLDVRIPAGFLNGITNTIPAFGGINMKELLDDAALEEGGKQLLDFKDRMGDRIQVFLE
- the LOC140967506 gene encoding fanconi-associated nuclease 1 homolog isoform X2, yielding MLTGRESLVRLIGKRRRFLPNRRTILSSSSLSSSQDEKQKKDAIGESSGFASESEKCPVCGTKFPAQDNASINSHLDVCLAKGGSKRKLSQLTLLQLSFSRSKVKGNCDLQPAGQHLDHSNPIASSTRDKIHDINESDSFGGCGNEKEESTYGLLASRKNPTASSIGNPFPNESDYEEPASRPLISKRAKYMLEDCLDDFDISKVFIPTFIVGRRYGRREELDPESRICLSRDPDNFKDPNAIKVIYADFDDNNVLGYLPRELAQYLSPLICMFDLTLEGSITFVPKDYRAAVPIQIVCKNVHLCDKKYRDNVQDFMTLWRHVLNAVELAKTSSPGMIRYQHNMVLIILEVLKSSAHVFTISEKSFLESFILLSDDSQRLFARLYTRKGPWFRISNVSYPEVADLTEAIKGLSEPGYVCVFPSKNEVDDNDLEEVLNVLNTDELREALNMLNKKRNQGTRKKDMINLLLSSCKGDLCTKLQTFFLARTGTCVRVSPLAESLIWRIERLFFLNGEQDLSTFLLVDLGIVKYPAYNCIISEQIFSNRSDLLSFEESVEVAQIMVEAIDESNDESVLRCLEISVSNLMTSFEEGKYSTDKSMASFVSRFSASWTYSKVVLLGVSFLEREKRYSDAINLLRRLLNTFVSDGRRGYWVLRLSVNLEHLGRLEESLQTAEDGLLDPWVRAGSRVALQRRVLRLGKPPRRWKIPSYSSSIKRKIAEVHIQGKPLNRKAGMKSIFYSEDGEQCGVEQLALEYYSGEGGGWHGVHAESGIWLTIVGILLWDIIFADVPNVFRTKFQTAPLDLETDNFYEARKGLIEELLDKIREGMAEEILITAWESHFGTACRGVNWEKHSLSDLRAVVTCMGGVSLAAICRHLAQDYRSWSSGMPDLLLWRLHDCYKGEAKLVEVKGPNDRLSEQQRAWLLVLINCGFNVEVCKVTPAPEPIS
- the LOC140967506 gene encoding fanconi-associated nuclease 1 homolog isoform X3; translated protein: MLTGRESLVRLIGKRRRFLPNRRTILSSSSLSSSQDEKQKKDAIGESSGFASESEKCPVCGTKFPAQDNASINSHLDVCLAKGGSKRKLSQLTLLQLSFSRSKVKGNCDLQPAGQHLDHSNPIASSTRDKIHDINESDSFGGCGNEKEESTYGLLASRKNPTASSIGNPFPNESDYEEPASRPLISKRAKYMLEDCLDDFDISKVFIPTFIVGRRYGRREELDPESRICLSRDPDNFKDPNAIKVIYADFDDNNVLGYLPRELAQYLSPLICMFDLTLEGSITFVPKDYRAAVPIQIVCKNVHLCDKKYRDNVQDFMTLWRHVLNAVELAKTSSPGMIRYQHNMVLIILEVLKSSAHVFTISEKSFLESFILLSDDSQRLFARLYTRKGPWFRISNVSYPEVADLTEAIKGLSEPGYVCVFPSKNEVDDNDLEEVLNVLNTDELREALNMLNKKRNQGTRKKDMINLLLSSCKGDLCTKLQTFFLARTGTCVRVSPLAESLIWRIEDLSTFLLVDLGIVKYPAYNCIISEQIFSNRSDLLSFEESVEVAQIMVEAIDESNDESVLRCLEISVSNLMTSFEEGKYSTDKSMASFVSRFSASWTYSKVVLLGVSFLEREKRYSDAINLLRRLLNTFVSDGRRGYWVLRLSVNLEHLGRLEESLQTAEDGLLDPWVRAGSRVALQRRVLRLGKPPRRWKIPSYSSSIKRKIAEVHIQGKPLNRKAGMKSIFYSEDGEQCGVEQLALEYYSGEGGGWHGVHAESGIWLTIVGILLWDIIFADVPNVFRTKFQTAPLDLETDNFYEARKGLIEELLDKIREGMAEEILITAWESHFGTACRGVNWEKHSLSDLRAVVTCMGGVSLAAICRHLAQDYRSWSSGMPDLLLWRLHDCYKGEAKLVEVKGPNDRLSEQQRAWLLVLINCGFNVEVCKVTPAPEPIS
- the LOC140967506 gene encoding fanconi-associated nuclease 1 homolog isoform X1, with protein sequence MLTGRESLVRLIGKRRRFLPNRRTILSSSSLSSSQVNLLHISVYCSCLNFCFFAKFMAKMLFYLYEQDEKQKKDAIGESSGFASESEKCPVCGTKFPAQDNASINSHLDVCLAKGGSKRKLSQLTLLQLSFSRSKVKGNCDLQPAGQHLDHSNPIASSTRDKIHDINESDSFGGCGNEKEESTYGLLASRKNPTASSIGNPFPNESDYEEPASRPLISKRAKYMLEDCLDDFDISKVFIPTFIVGRRYGRREELDPESRICLSRDPDNFKDPNAIKVIYADFDDNNVLGYLPRELAQYLSPLICMFDLTLEGSITFVPKDYRAAVPIQIVCKNVHLCDKKYRDNVQDFMTLWRHVLNAVELAKTSSPGMIRYQHNMVLIILEVLKSSAHVFTISEKSFLESFILLSDDSQRLFARLYTRKGPWFRISNVSYPEVADLTEAIKGLSEPGYVCVFPSKNEVDDNDLEEVLNVLNTDELREALNMLNKKRNQGTRKKDMINLLLSSCKGDLCTKLQTFFLARTGTCVRVSPLAESLIWRIERLFFLNGEQDLSTFLLVDLGIVKYPAYNCIISEQIFSNRSDLLSFEESVEVAQIMVEAIDESNDESVLRCLEISVSNLMTSFEEGKYSTDKSMASFVSRFSASWTYSKVVLLGVSFLEREKRYSDAINLLRRLLNTFVSDGRRGYWVLRLSVNLEHLGRLEESLQTAEDGLLDPWVRAGSRVALQRRVLRLGKPPRRWKIPSYSSSIKRKIAEVHIQGKPLNRKAGMKSIFYSEDGEQCGVEQLALEYYSGEGGGWHGVHAESGIWLTIVGILLWDIIFADVPNVFRTKFQTAPLDLETDNFYEARKGLIEELLDKIREGMAEEILITAWESHFGTACRGVNWEKHSLSDLRAVVTCMGGVSLAAICRHLAQDYRSWSSGMPDLLLWRLHDCYKGEAKLVEVKGPNDRLSEQQRAWLLVLINCGFNVEVCKVTPAPEPIS